A DNA window from Lutra lutra chromosome 8, mLutLut1.2, whole genome shotgun sequence contains the following coding sequences:
- the HDAC10 gene encoding polyamine deacetylase HDAC10 isoform X11 yields MRTALVYHEEMTAARLLWDDPECEIERPERLTAAVERLQQGGLEQRCLQLAAREASEAELGLVHRSDPPGATHHRGHRLGRASTQPAPVLKTELPTCLSFTTGWMGEGTVSPEYVSLLRGTQALSTEELQALSGQYDAVYFHPSTFHCARLAAGAALQLVDAVLTGTAHNGFALVRPPGHHSQRAAANGFCVFNNVAIAARYAQKQHGVCRCVGAAVGWGLRRTESGGVGCSETPCGALLCRGGLLAPRWEAQPLSGLCTPYPRILIVDWDVHHGQGIQYIFEDDPSVLYFSWHRYEHGRFWPYLRESDADAVGLGPGRGFTVNLPWNQVGMGNADYMAAFLHVLLPVAFEFDPELVLISAGFDSAIGDPEGQMQATPECFAHLTQLLQVLAGGRVCAVLEVTGSKGGSLAGCQGAVRGGLLYLAGRPAWAGGTLPRSQPCLVVSLFSPCSQGGYHLESLSQCVCMVVKALLGDPAPPLLGPMVPQHSALESIQSVWAAQAPHWTSLWQQGSTPTLSLSTCSPERRPSAVSPGGPKGKAAEAQTSAVLSSLLDQLHLYTTPPVRTVIALTAPAAALVLPPEVLHQEGSAPPEETQAWARLHEALTQDTAFTALGKVLHLLNGILDGQVSSGIVTTPVAAPTLEVVLRQGLSHGAQRVFCVALGQLDRPPDLANDGRTLWLNIRGKEAAALSTFHVSVPLSGMTCRPWCT; encoded by the exons ATGAGGACGGCGCTCGTGTACCACGAGGAAATGACAGCCGCGCGGCTGCTCTGGGACGA CCCCGAGTGTGAGATCGAGCGTCCTGAGCGCCTGACCGCAGCCGTGGAGCGTCTGCAGCAGGGTGGCCTGGAGCAGAGGTGTCTACAGTTGGCAGCTCGAGAGGCCTCAGAGGCGGAGCTGGGCTTGGTGCACAGGTCAGACCCCCCCGGAGCCACGCACCACAGAGGCCACCGCCTGGGACGTGCAAGCACCCAGCCTGCCCCGGTCTTGAAAACAGAACTCCCCACCTGCCTCAGTTTCACTACTGGGTGGATGGGGGAGGGAACAGTGAG CCCAGAGTATGTGTCCCTGCTGCGAGGAACCCAGGCCTTGAGCACCGAGGAACTACAGGCGCTGTCTGGACAGTATGATGCTGTCTACTTCCACCCG AGTACCTTCCACTGCGCCAGGCTGGCCGCGGGAGCTGCGCTGCAGCTGGTGGATGCTGTGTTGACTGGAACTGCACACAATGGGTTCGCCCTGGTGAG ACCTCCGGGGCACCACAGCCAGAGGGCTGCTGCCAACGGATTCTGTGTGTTCAACAACGTGGCCATAGCAGCCAGATATGCCCAGAAGCAGCACGGCGTGTGCAGGTGTGTCGGGGcggctgtggggtgggggctgcgCCGGACGGAAAGTGGTGGGGTAGGCTGCTCAGAGACCCCGTGTGGTGCTCTCCTGTGCAGGGGTGGGCTCCTCGCCCCCAGGTGGGAGGCCCAGCCCCTCAGTGGCCTGTGCACTCCCTATCCCAGGATCCTCATTGTCGACTGGGACGTCCACCACGGTCAGGGCATCCAGTATATCTTTGAGGATGACCCCAG tgttctttatttctcttggcACCGCTACGAGCATGGTCGCTTTTGGCCTTATCTTCGGGAGTCAGATGCAGACGCTGTTGGGCTAGGGCCCGGCCGAGGCTTCACAGTCAACCTGCCCTGGAACCAG GTCGGGATGGGCAATGCCGACTACATGGCCGCCTTCCTTCATGTGCTGCTCCCTGTGGCCTTTGAG TTTGACCCTGAGCTGGTGCTCATCTCAGCAGGCTTTGACTCGGCGATTGGGGATCCCGAG GGGCAGATGCAGGCCACTCCTGAGTGCTTCGCCCACCTCACGCAGCTGCTGCAGGTGCTGGCCGGCGGCCGGGTCTGTGCTGTGCTGGAGGTGACTGGCAGCAAGGGGGGCTCACTGGCTGGGTGTCAGGGTGCAGTCAGAG GGGGGCTGCTGTACCTGGCGGGGCGTCCTGCCTGGGCTGGTGGTACCCTGCCCCGCTCACAGCCCTGTCTAGTCGTGTCTCtgttctctccctgctcccagggaGGCTACCACCTGGAGTCGCTGTCCCAGTGCGTGTGCATGGTGGTGAAGGCGCTGCTGGGTGACCCTGCCCCGCCCCTGTTGGGGCCCATGGTGCCTCAGCACAG TGCCCTGGAGTCCATCCAGAGCGTCTGGGCAGCCCAGGCCCCTCACTGGACCAGCCTTTGGCAGCAAG GGTCGACCCCCACACTGAGTCTCAGCACGTGCTCGCCAGAGAGGAGACCCTCCGCTGTGTCGCCTGGGGGACCCAAAGGCAAGGCAGCGGAGGCCCAGACCTCGGCTGTCCTGAGTTCACTCCTGGACCAGCTGCACCTCTACACCACACCCCCTGTCCGCACGGTTATCGCCCTGACTGCGCCGGCTGCTGCCCTGGTCCTGCCCCCTGAGGTCCTCCATCAGGAGGGGTCAGCCCCACCGGAGGAGACACAGGCCTGGGCCAg GCTGCATGAGGCCCTGACCCAGGACACGGCTTTCACTGCACTTGGGAAGGTCCTGCATCTGTTGAATGGGATCCTGGATGGACAG GTGAGCAGCGGCATCGTAACAACCCCAGTGGCAGCCCCCACTCTGGAGGTGGTCCTTCGACAGGGCTTGTCCCACGGAGCCCAGAG GGTGTTCTGTGTGGCTTTGGGACAGCTGGATCGGCCCCCAGACCTTGCCAATGATGG GAGGACCCTGTGGCTGAACATCAGAGGCAAAGAAGCGGCTGCCCTGTCCACGTTCCACGTGTCTGTGCCGCTGTCAGGG ATGACCTGCAGGCCCTGGTGCACCTGA
- the HDAC10 gene encoding polyamine deacetylase HDAC10 isoform X14, which translates to MRTALVYHEEMTAARLLWDDPECEIERPERLTAAVERLQQGGLEQRCLQLAAREASEAELGLVHRSDPPGATHHRGHRLGRASTQPAPVLKTELPTCLSFTTGWMGEGTVSPEYVSLLRGTQALSTEELQALSGQYDAVYFHPSTFHCARLAAGAALQLVDAVLTGTAHNGFALVRPPGHHSQRAAANGFCVFNNVAIAARYAQKQHGVCRCVGAAVGWGLRRTESGGVGCSETPCGALLCRGGLLAPRWEAQPLSGLCTPYPRILIVDWDVHHGQGIQYIFEDDPSVLYFSWHRYEHGRFWPYLRESDADAVGLGPGRGFTVNLPWNQVGMGNADYMAAFLHVLLPVAFEFDPELVLISAGFDSAIGDPEGQMQATPECFAHLTQLLQVLAGGRVCAVLEVTGSKGGSLAGCQGAVRGGLLYLAGRPAWAGGTLPRSQPCLVVSLFSPCSQGGYHLESLSQCVCMVVKALLGDPAPPLLGPMVPQHSALESIQSVWAAQAPHWTSLWQQGSTPTLSLSTCSPERRPSAVSPGGPKGKAAEAQTSAVLSSLLDQLHLYTTPPVRTVIALTAPAAALVLPPEVLHQEGSAPPEETQAWARLHEALTQDTAFTALGKVLHLLNGILDGQKCSGLSSGHTDGSSVDRD; encoded by the exons ATGAGGACGGCGCTCGTGTACCACGAGGAAATGACAGCCGCGCGGCTGCTCTGGGACGA CCCCGAGTGTGAGATCGAGCGTCCTGAGCGCCTGACCGCAGCCGTGGAGCGTCTGCAGCAGGGTGGCCTGGAGCAGAGGTGTCTACAGTTGGCAGCTCGAGAGGCCTCAGAGGCGGAGCTGGGCTTGGTGCACAGGTCAGACCCCCCCGGAGCCACGCACCACAGAGGCCACCGCCTGGGACGTGCAAGCACCCAGCCTGCCCCGGTCTTGAAAACAGAACTCCCCACCTGCCTCAGTTTCACTACTGGGTGGATGGGGGAGGGAACAGTGAG CCCAGAGTATGTGTCCCTGCTGCGAGGAACCCAGGCCTTGAGCACCGAGGAACTACAGGCGCTGTCTGGACAGTATGATGCTGTCTACTTCCACCCG AGTACCTTCCACTGCGCCAGGCTGGCCGCGGGAGCTGCGCTGCAGCTGGTGGATGCTGTGTTGACTGGAACTGCACACAATGGGTTCGCCCTGGTGAG ACCTCCGGGGCACCACAGCCAGAGGGCTGCTGCCAACGGATTCTGTGTGTTCAACAACGTGGCCATAGCAGCCAGATATGCCCAGAAGCAGCACGGCGTGTGCAGGTGTGTCGGGGcggctgtggggtgggggctgcgCCGGACGGAAAGTGGTGGGGTAGGCTGCTCAGAGACCCCGTGTGGTGCTCTCCTGTGCAGGGGTGGGCTCCTCGCCCCCAGGTGGGAGGCCCAGCCCCTCAGTGGCCTGTGCACTCCCTATCCCAGGATCCTCATTGTCGACTGGGACGTCCACCACGGTCAGGGCATCCAGTATATCTTTGAGGATGACCCCAG tgttctttatttctcttggcACCGCTACGAGCATGGTCGCTTTTGGCCTTATCTTCGGGAGTCAGATGCAGACGCTGTTGGGCTAGGGCCCGGCCGAGGCTTCACAGTCAACCTGCCCTGGAACCAG GTCGGGATGGGCAATGCCGACTACATGGCCGCCTTCCTTCATGTGCTGCTCCCTGTGGCCTTTGAG TTTGACCCTGAGCTGGTGCTCATCTCAGCAGGCTTTGACTCGGCGATTGGGGATCCCGAG GGGCAGATGCAGGCCACTCCTGAGTGCTTCGCCCACCTCACGCAGCTGCTGCAGGTGCTGGCCGGCGGCCGGGTCTGTGCTGTGCTGGAGGTGACTGGCAGCAAGGGGGGCTCACTGGCTGGGTGTCAGGGTGCAGTCAGAG GGGGGCTGCTGTACCTGGCGGGGCGTCCTGCCTGGGCTGGTGGTACCCTGCCCCGCTCACAGCCCTGTCTAGTCGTGTCTCtgttctctccctgctcccagggaGGCTACCACCTGGAGTCGCTGTCCCAGTGCGTGTGCATGGTGGTGAAGGCGCTGCTGGGTGACCCTGCCCCGCCCCTGTTGGGGCCCATGGTGCCTCAGCACAG TGCCCTGGAGTCCATCCAGAGCGTCTGGGCAGCCCAGGCCCCTCACTGGACCAGCCTTTGGCAGCAAG GGTCGACCCCCACACTGAGTCTCAGCACGTGCTCGCCAGAGAGGAGACCCTCCGCTGTGTCGCCTGGGGGACCCAAAGGCAAGGCAGCGGAGGCCCAGACCTCGGCTGTCCTGAGTTCACTCCTGGACCAGCTGCACCTCTACACCACACCCCCTGTCCGCACGGTTATCGCCCTGACTGCGCCGGCTGCTGCCCTGGTCCTGCCCCCTGAGGTCCTCCATCAGGAGGGGTCAGCCCCACCGGAGGAGACACAGGCCTGGGCCAg GCTGCATGAGGCCCTGACCCAGGACACGGCTTTCACTGCACTTGGGAAGGTCCTGCATCTGTTGAATGGGATCCTGGATGGACAG AAGTGCAGCGGTCTGAGCTCAGGTCACACAGACGGCAGCTCTGTAGACAGGGACTGA